A segment of the Babylonia areolata isolate BAREFJ2019XMU chromosome 20, ASM4173473v1, whole genome shotgun sequence genome:
atttcatacacacaaaaatatgtataaaatGTCATTACATGTGAACTGACACATCAAAAGAAAACACTGAATATCATTCATTTTGCTTTAGATTTTTTAGTTTTACTATTGCAGCTCAGCAAACACGTTGTACAGATCTGTCTGTTTTACTTTCTTAATACCCCTCttataggaggagtttgtattatactccatgtttggtgtcatatactgtaccatgtcaaactgtatTGTAGTTTGTACTCTGTTCTTTTAGCAAAAAGCTCTTCAAATGTCCAAAAGTTTCCCTGCACCAAGCACTGGAACATGATGCTATCAATTCTCCAAGTCCAAGTCTGATTAGTTAAAACTCTGAAAACAAAATTATTTTTACAAAGCATCTCACACAACTGTGTTATAtactatataatatatacatgtgtgtgtgtgtgtgtgtgtgtgtgtgtgtgtgtgtgtgtgtgttcaaaagccattcagaaatagaaataaacacCTTTCAGCTATGTGCCTGCTGAAAACAGACTTGAActtaaaagaaattaaaatagaAACATGGCAACTGCCTGAGACCAGGCTAAAAATATGAAATAAGAGCAGCCTCCAAAGTACAATATGCAGTAACTTATGTATGGAATTACTTTACTTGTAACTAAAATCACAGAACACACCCTATGTGCCTAGAAATAAAACATTTTCAATGCAAACTGTTTCGGCTTAGAAGTAATGAAACATTTCCTTACTCAAATTACCTCATCATAATGTAAATTTCAGCAGTGACCTGCTTTTTGGCCCCCAAAATGGGTCAAAACTACATTTTTTCCAGTCTGAAAACCAACCTGCTTAGTACGGAACATGCACTCGAGGTAATCATTATACTCCTTGTAGCAGTCAAAATGGGAGCGATTCAGCCCCACACGAGAGGCGCAGCGGTAGTAGTCCATCTCCAAGTCTCCACACCGCTTCCCCTGATTGCTGAACCAGGACGCCTGGGCCTTGGTGAAGGGGGTGTACATGGCAGGTGTTCCCATGGTGACTTGGGAATAGCAGCTCTGTTAGGGTGTTAATCTTCTACCACAACTCTTGAAATCCCAGCTGAAAACAGAGTTACTCAGTAAGTCAAACTTTGAAGAGCATTCAAATTAAAATATCTGAATTAATTCTTAAAAtatgttgtggggttttttgttgttgtttttttgttttgtttttttgttttttcttttcttttttcttttttaatctgtcAAGGAATAGTGCTTATGGTGAAAAGAGAAGCAGCATTTTGCTTTAACTTACAAATGAAGTGAATCCTGCTTCTTCTTTAGATACCCATGCAATCAGAAATCATCATGCATCTaccgtgtgtgcacacacacacaggaatattTCAAGAATTAAGAATATCTAATCCTTTGATATCCACTGGAGCATGGAGGATATGAAGCAACACCACTGGTTTCATACAACAAAATTAAATTGCAAACAGCAACCAAACACTAAAAAACTGGTGCCAAAAACCGATATACAACAATTATATGATATATCCTTGTAATCTTTCaaaccaccctcctccccgctTTCAAAACGTTGCATAAATTAAAAACTTACTttggaaaaaaattttaatttcatTGGAATGAACTCATTtaggcgcacaaacacacaaacacatacacacacatattttaatCACcagtacacatgcatgttaacaCTAGAATGCAATATCCCCCTCAACtcccatgcttggggtgagtcctgtcaaggtcttcaaaTCTGGCAGATTCATGTGAGGACTGTCATTggaggggatttgggggggcgggggggggggcatggtggtgGTCTCCATGATCCATACTGGAGGGGGCCAAGGGggaatgctcactcagtctggctccgtgactaagatATTATTGTTGTAAATAGCGgtctcagtaggtggtgtcccaagtatgttaaatcagaacaaacactactgaacaccaatAAAGTGCTGGGTCTCTTCTGATGTGTGGCTTCCTGATGACCTAACATCAATAGATCCCAGTGGACTGCTGGCGCTGGGGCTGCGACTGATGAACCTagatgtggttgtgtatgggggattcggaatgagcggtgtgggagtagtGCCATTGTAATGGCGCAGAAAATGGAATAACAAAACGAAAATGGAATGAATAACACCAATTTTGGATTCAATGCCATTTCATGGATTCATTGCGTTAGTGAGTATTGAAATAGGTCTGGTCTACTGACAGTCTTGAATAATGAATAAAAGTCAAGTCTGCGTTCTTTGAGGCTTTCAGCTGTCTCTCAGTACTTGACAAAAATAGGTCAGTGTCGATTTATTCGTTAACGTCTGCACACATACTGTAAAACACAGAATCAAGGAAAGACGGAGCAGACGACAAAAAATTTCGactt
Coding sequences within it:
- the LOC143294774 gene encoding NADH dehydrogenase [ubiquinone] iron-sulfur protein 5-like; the encoded protein is MGTPAMYTPFTKAQASWFSNQGKRCGDLEMDYYRCASRVGLNRSHFDCYKEYNDYLECMFRTKQFARYCAMQDERKKQNRPFPPTPHPDGVSIL